One genomic region from Chloroflexota bacterium encodes:
- a CDS encoding N-acetyl sugar amidotransferase yields the protein MSGEIKPLYGLPEKVVYCKRCVMSNQRPSSYPEFKHTKDRQTPTLNIGADGICDACRYADVKKGINWETREKELAYLCDQHRRSDGYYDCIVPGSGGKDSVFAAHILKYKYGMHPLTVTWPPIMYTDYGYRNFRNWIEVGGFDNVSMNQNGRVMKLLTRLAIENLLHPFQTFILGQKNLAPKMALRYNIPLVFYGENEAEYGNPIAENTSSLRDKSYYTMQNFKNMFLGGVSVQELIDRYDVSLVDLMTYLPADYREIEKSQIEIHYLGYYLKWVPQEAYYYAVDNTDFQARPFRTQGTYSKYNSIDDKIDDLHYYTTHAKFGLGRASYDSSQEVRNKHLTREEAVTLVKRYDGEFPDRYFAEVMDYIGMDPEHFVELCDKARSHHLWTKESGEWQLRYPVWEVEP from the coding sequence ATGTCTGGTGAAATAAAACCTTTATATGGTCTTCCTGAGAAGGTTGTATACTGCAAGCGCTGTGTTATGTCGAATCAGCGACCCTCATCATACCCGGAGTTCAAGCACACCAAAGACCGTCAAACTCCTACGTTGAATATCGGTGCGGATGGTATTTGTGATGCTTGCCGATACGCCGATGTGAAAAAAGGCATTAATTGGGAAACTCGCGAGAAAGAGTTGGCCTATTTGTGCGATCAGCATCGTCGCAGTGATGGGTATTATGACTGCATTGTGCCCGGTAGCGGCGGAAAGGATAGCGTCTTTGCAGCGCATATCTTGAAGTATAAATACGGTATGCACCCGCTAACCGTCACCTGGCCTCCGATCATGTACACAGACTATGGTTATCGCAACTTTCGCAACTGGATTGAAGTGGGTGGTTTTGACAATGTGAGCATGAATCAAAATGGCCGCGTGATGAAACTGCTTACGCGGCTGGCAATCGAAAATCTGCTGCATCCGTTTCAGACGTTTATTTTGGGACAGAAGAATCTGGCTCCGAAGATGGCGTTGCGTTATAACATCCCATTGGTGTTTTACGGCGAAAATGAAGCTGAGTACGGCAATCCCATTGCAGAAAACACATCATCGCTGCGAGACAAATCGTACTATACGATGCAGAATTTTAAGAATATGTTCTTGGGCGGTGTTTCGGTACAGGAATTGATTGACCGGTATGACGTCTCTTTGGTTGATCTGATGACCTATTTGCCTGCCGATTACCGCGAGATTGAAAAATCGCAAATCGAAATCCATTATCTGGGATACTATCTAAAATGGGTCCCGCAAGAAGCTTATTATTATGCCGTTGATAATACCGATTTTCAGGCGCGCCCCTTCCGCACCCAGGGCACATATAGCAAATATAATAGTATTGATGATAAGATTGACGATCTGCATTACTATACAACCCACGCCAAATTTGGGCTGGGGCGGGCATCTTATGATTCATCGCAAGAAGTGAGAAACAAGCATCTCACCCGTGAAGAAGCGGTGACCCTTGTCAAGCGCTATGATGGCGAGTTCCCCGACCGTTACTTCGCTGAAGTGATGGATTATATTGGCATGGATCCAGAGCATTTCGTCGAATTATGCGACAAGGCCAGATCGCATCATCTCTGGACGAAAGAGAGTGGTGAGTGGCAGTTGCGCTACCCAGTTTGGGAAGTAGAACCGTAA